The sequence GAGGGGTCAGCCCCAGTAGAACCCACTCTACAATTTTACAATTCGGCAAATTTATCTGTTGCTTCAATTAAAGCACTGAGAATTCCCGGTTCGCTCATGGAATGTCCGGCGTCGGGAATTACGATCAATTCTGCTTCTGGCCATGCACGATGTAGTTCCCAAGCTGATATCATCGGGCAAACTATATCGTAGCGTCCGTGGATAATTACGCCTGGTATATGGCGAATGCGATCGACATTTAAAAGCAATTGGTCTTCAGGGTCAAAAAACCCTTTATTCATAAAGTAATGACATTCAATCCTAGCAAATGCTTCGGCAAATCGGTCTTCACCAAATTTTTGCATTAAATTTGGGTCTGGGAATAATCTACTAGTGCTACCTTCCCAAACTGACCAAGCACGGGCAGCTTCCATTCTGATGTTAGGATCTGAATGAGTTAAACGCTTGTAATAAGCTGTTATCATATCTCCGCGTTCTTCGGGGGGAATTGGTTTGAGATATTCCTCCCAAGCATCTGGAAAAATATAGCTAGTTCCTTCTTGATAAAACCATTGCAACTCCTTTCGTCGCAACATGAAAATGCCGCGCAAAATAATACCTTTGCAACGTTCTGGATGAGTTTCGCTGTAAGCTAATGATAAAGTGCTACCCCAACTGCCACCAAACACTACCCATTTTTCAATACCTAAATGTTCTCGCAATTTTTCAATATCATTTACTAAGTCCCAAGTGGTGTTTTCTCTTAGTTCTGCATGAGGTGTACTTTTCCCGCAGCCTCGT comes from Leptolyngbyaceae cyanobacterium and encodes:
- the pip gene encoding prolyl aminopeptidase gives rise to the protein MRELYPPIEPYKEGKLQVSDLHTIHFEESGNPNGKPIVLLHGGPGGGCPPFYRQYFHPEKWRLIMFDQRGCGKSTPHAELRENTTWDLVNDIEKLREHLGIEKWVVFGGSWGSTLSLAYSETHPERCKGIILRGIFMLRRKELQWFYQEGTSYIFPDAWEEYLKPIPPEERGDMITAYYKRLTHSDPNIRMEAARAWSVWEGSTSRLFPDPNLMQKFGEDRFAEAFARIECHYFMNKGFFDPEDQLLLNVDRIRHIPGVIIHGRYDIVCPMISAWELHRAWPEAELIVIPDAGHSMSEPGILSALIEATDKFAEL